One part of the Thermanaeromonas sp. C210 genome encodes these proteins:
- the der gene encoding ribosome biogenesis GTPase Der, whose protein sequence is MKKPVVAIVGRPNVGKSTLFNRLVGGRVAIVENVPGVTRDRLYRDTDWRGYEFTVVDTGGITDDPEGLEGEVRRQAEQAVAEAAVILFLVDARQGLTSDDFIIADILRRAERPVILVANKVEDFRDPYLLQEFYRLGLGDPFPISAAHGFNVGDLLDKVVELLPPEAGEEERQGTRVAIVGRPNVGKSSLVNRLLGQERVIVSATPGTTRDAVDTYFEVAGKEYVLIDTAGIRRRSRIAESTELYSVQRAFRAIDRADVVLLVLDATEGATAQDKRIGGYGHGRGKAAIIVVNKWDLVAKDSMTLEAYRRALRQELSFMDYAPVLFVSALTGQRVRELLPAVDEAVEQARRRISTGVLNAVVRESVLLTPPPTVKGRPVKIYYATQVDVQPPTFVFFASDPEAIHFSYRRYLENQLRRTFGFQGTPLKLIFRARKGGREA, encoded by the coding sequence GTGAAAAAGCCAGTGGTGGCCATTGTAGGGCGGCCCAATGTAGGTAAGTCTACTTTGTTTAATCGCCTGGTGGGCGGGCGGGTAGCCATTGTGGAAAACGTGCCCGGCGTTACCCGGGACCGCTTATACCGGGACACCGATTGGCGGGGCTACGAGTTCACCGTGGTGGATACCGGGGGTATCACGGATGATCCTGAGGGCCTGGAGGGCGAAGTGAGGCGGCAGGCGGAGCAGGCCGTGGCCGAGGCGGCCGTGATCTTGTTCCTGGTCGATGCCCGGCAGGGACTGACGTCGGATGATTTCATCATCGCCGACATCCTGCGCCGCGCAGAAAGGCCTGTTATTTTGGTGGCCAACAAGGTAGAGGATTTCCGGGACCCGTACCTTTTGCAGGAATTTTACCGGCTGGGCCTGGGCGATCCCTTTCCCATTTCGGCGGCCCACGGTTTCAATGTGGGAGACCTTCTGGATAAAGTGGTGGAGCTGTTACCTCCGGAGGCCGGGGAAGAGGAGCGACAAGGTACAAGGGTGGCAATAGTGGGGCGGCCCAATGTAGGGAAGTCTTCCCTGGTTAACCGGCTTTTGGGGCAGGAACGGGTGATTGTCAGCGCTACTCCCGGCACCACTAGGGATGCCGTCGATACTTATTTTGAGGTGGCGGGAAAAGAGTATGTATTAATAGATACGGCAGGTATACGGAGGCGTAGCCGGATAGCAGAGTCTACCGAGCTTTACAGTGTGCAGCGGGCCTTCCGGGCCATCGACCGGGCGGACGTGGTTTTGCTGGTGCTGGATGCTACAGAGGGAGCAACGGCCCAGGACAAAAGAATCGGCGGCTACGGTCATGGGAGGGGTAAAGCGGCTATAATAGTAGTAAACAAGTGGGACCTGGTAGCCAAGGACAGTATGACCTTGGAAGCCTACCGACGGGCTCTGCGGCAAGAATTATCCTTTATGGATTATGCTCCTGTACTGTTCGTCTCTGCCCTGACCGGCCAGCGGGTCAGGGAGCTCCTGCCGGCCGTGGATGAGGCCGTGGAGCAGGCCAGGCGCCGGATAAGCACCGGAGTTCTCAATGCAGTTGTCCGGGAAAGCGTCCTGCTTACGCCCCCGCCTACCGTTAAGGGCCGGCCAGTCAAAATTTATTACGCCACGCAGGTAGACGTGCAGCCGCCCACCTTCGTCTTTTTTGCCAGCGATCCGGAAGCCATCCATTTTTCTTACCGCCGCTATTTGGAGAATCAGCTGCGCCGGACCTTCGGCTTTCAAGGGACCCCCCTTAAACTAATCTTCCGCGCCCGCAAAGGAGGAAGGGAGGCATGA
- the plsY gene encoding glycerol-3-phosphate 1-O-acyltransferase PlsY: MKWLLVLLVSYLLGSVPTAYVVARYLKGFDIRRRGSGNIGATNAFRTMGTGPGLAVLAVDVLKGTIPVLLGRAVGGDWLAVLAGLAAMAGHNWSVFLSFHGGRGVATAAGVFLGLAPAALFWAFLLWLLVLLATRYVSLSSVVAAASAPVLLLLLHGPLPYFLFTLVAAAIIIYRHKPNIKRLLAGREPKIGERS, from the coding sequence ATGAAGTGGTTACTCGTTTTGCTGGTGTCTTACTTGCTGGGTTCCGTACCAACGGCCTATGTGGTGGCCAGATACCTTAAGGGCTTTGACATACGCCGCCGGGGGAGCGGGAATATAGGCGCCACCAATGCCTTTCGCACCATGGGTACCGGACCGGGCCTGGCGGTGTTGGCCGTAGACGTGTTGAAGGGCACTATTCCGGTTCTCTTAGGCCGAGCGGTGGGCGGAGACTGGTTGGCCGTGTTGGCGGGGCTGGCGGCCATGGCCGGCCATAACTGGTCTGTTTTTCTGTCCTTCCATGGTGGCCGCGGCGTGGCCACGGCCGCTGGGGTATTTCTGGGCCTGGCTCCTGCGGCCCTCTTTTGGGCTTTCCTCCTTTGGTTATTGGTGCTCCTCGCCACCCGCTATGTATCTTTGAGTTCTGTGGTGGCTGCCGCCTCGGCGCCGGTGCTCTTGTTGCTCCTTCACGGCCCCCTGCCTTACTTTCTCTTCACCCTCGTGGCCGCGGCCATTATTATTTATCGGCATAAGCCCAACATCAAGCGCTTGCTGGCGGGCAGGGAACCCAAAATAGGGGAGCGGAGTTAA
- a CDS encoding YIEGIA family protein translates to MDVLTQTLLIGLIAGLLCRVYLLQSDYRRYPGYPHSVVTHLSLAAIASLIGAVAVPALAAREYTAVTFLALVAQQFREIRNLERQSLAELEEKELVPRGRDYIEGIARVFESRNYLVMFTSLGASLAAFYFHWSAGIALGVLLTYISGHFKRGQYLGEIAVVEPAEITFRGPFLTVNGVVLMNVGLKKSREKILREGLAAVIKPKNDDARAVLHDAGQRQAILHTVATLLGTKLDIGEQEWTPIIRKNIDTGELVLYILPNEPDMECLLQAVRMTPVLESAVTRPLKSRVGRAAAD, encoded by the coding sequence ATGGATGTTCTGACGCAAACCTTACTCATCGGCCTGATCGCCGGCTTACTCTGCCGGGTTTACCTTCTGCAGAGCGACTACCGGCGCTATCCAGGCTATCCCCATAGCGTGGTAACCCACCTTTCCCTGGCGGCCATAGCCTCCTTAATCGGAGCTGTGGCGGTTCCGGCTCTGGCGGCCCGGGAGTATACCGCAGTCACCTTCCTAGCCCTGGTTGCTCAGCAGTTCCGGGAAATACGCAACCTGGAACGCCAGTCCCTGGCGGAATTGGAAGAGAAGGAGCTGGTACCCCGGGGTCGCGATTACATCGAGGGTATAGCCCGGGTTTTTGAGTCACGGAACTATTTGGTGATGTTCACCTCCCTGGGCGCCAGTTTGGCGGCTTTTTACTTTCACTGGTCGGCAGGCATAGCCCTGGGTGTTCTCCTAACGTATATAAGCGGACATTTTAAAAGGGGGCAATACTTAGGGGAAATTGCTGTAGTGGAACCGGCAGAAATAACCTTCCGTGGCCCCTTTCTCACCGTCAACGGCGTAGTGCTTATGAACGTAGGATTAAAGAAATCCAGGGAGAAAATCTTGCGGGAGGGTCTGGCCGCCGTAATCAAACCTAAAAACGATGATGCGCGGGCCGTCCTCCATGATGCCGGGCAGCGGCAGGCCATACTCCACACAGTGGCCACCCTTTTAGGCACCAAACTGGATATCGGAGAACAAGAGTGGACTCCTATTATACGCAAGAACATCGATACCGGGGAACTCGTCCTTTACATCTTGCCCAACGAACCTGATATGGAGTGCCTGTTGCAGGCCGTGCGCATGACACCGGTCCTGGAAAGCGCGGTTACCCGCCCCTTGAAAAGCCGGGTGGGGAGGGCGGCTGCCGATTAA
- a CDS encoding DUF3189 family protein: protein MKIIYHCFGGTHSSVVAAALHLGWIDPHRLPAPDELRSLPYFDRRSPGMEGWILFLGRDRYNNEVYVVGKRGMGETFENLIGGLTQALDLPREEVLLLNTSPLVNWLMAVGGFLSRRLGITLLGRPLVIWGVRRIFTRLVTFVQECRLLWEINR from the coding sequence ATGAAGATAATTTATCACTGCTTTGGCGGAACCCATTCTTCTGTTGTAGCGGCTGCCCTTCACCTCGGCTGGATCGACCCGCACCGGTTGCCCGCCCCGGATGAACTACGATCCCTACCTTATTTTGATCGCCGCTCCCCGGGGATGGAGGGCTGGATTCTGTTCCTGGGAAGGGACCGGTACAACAACGAAGTTTACGTAGTAGGAAAGCGGGGGATGGGGGAAACCTTTGAGAACCTGATCGGCGGTTTGACGCAGGCATTGGATCTGCCGCGGGAAGAGGTCCTCCTCCTGAACACTTCTCCCCTGGTCAACTGGCTTATGGCCGTGGGCGGTTTTCTGTCCCGAAGGCTGGGTATCACCCTCCTCGGGCGTCCCCTGGTAATATGGGGGGTAAGACGCATTTTTACACGCCTGGTAACCTTTGTGCAGGAATGTCGCCTATTATGGGAAATAAACCGGTAA
- a CDS encoding capping complex subunit for YIEGIA, translated as MRGSILAVIATRGARDKVAGGGAPIFFVEDENEQQKLGLTLSRVLDAMAHDLENGVLVIVRH; from the coding sequence ATGCGGGGCAGTATCCTAGCCGTTATCGCCACGCGTGGTGCCAGGGATAAGGTGGCCGGTGGGGGAGCCCCCATATTTTTCGTCGAAGACGAAAACGAGCAGCAAAAACTGGGGCTAACCCTTAGCCGGGTGCTGGATGCCATGGCCCACGACCTGGAAAACGGCGTGCTGGTAATCGTGCGGCACTGA
- the spoIIP gene encoding stage II sporulation protein P translates to MKVNKRIAGSVYLGLLLAALLASVAIYRAWNTGANLLPAFSLGELDLKEHTVGTYTTLVDEEGRVLDKMARPVYKDDEFIAEDNYRYRVTEIQGDKAICTRVGREEVVVEWQSSSRAFGEATPAQAGGAKNLVAIYHTHSDESYIPTDGSESIPGQGGILKVGEVFAGKLRSLGVNVYHDVSAHEPHDNNSYKRSRRTAAQLMQKGPAAIFDIHRDGVPDPDFYRQVVAGESISKIRLVVGRENQNMNANLDFAKKIKAAADAKYPGLIRGIFIGAGSYNQDLSPRAVLLEMGTHTNSREEAQRGAGLLAEVIPTVLGITAQAGPAAPGTAGDWKGVAFVILAFLIGGAAFLVLSSGGWDKALARLRQYTSVEWMNLLGQRRGRTGGPGRGPEEGNVLGKKTVPAEKLPPNDARKDWQKD, encoded by the coding sequence ATGAAGGTGAATAAAAGAATCGCCGGAAGTGTGTACTTGGGTCTGCTGCTGGCCGCACTCCTAGCCTCCGTCGCAATTTATAGAGCATGGAACACGGGGGCAAACCTGCTCCCGGCCTTCAGTCTGGGCGAACTCGATCTGAAGGAGCATACTGTCGGCACCTACACAACTTTGGTGGACGAGGAAGGGCGGGTACTGGATAAGATGGCCCGCCCGGTTTATAAAGATGACGAATTCATCGCCGAGGATAACTACCGCTACCGGGTAACCGAGATACAGGGGGACAAAGCCATATGTACCCGTGTAGGCCGGGAAGAGGTTGTGGTGGAGTGGCAGTCCTCCTCCAGGGCTTTTGGCGAAGCCACCCCGGCCCAGGCCGGAGGAGCCAAGAATCTCGTGGCCATTTACCATACCCATAGCGATGAATCCTATATACCCACCGATGGCAGTGAGAGCATCCCCGGGCAGGGGGGGATCCTTAAGGTAGGCGAGGTTTTCGCCGGCAAATTGCGGAGCCTCGGCGTAAACGTGTACCACGATGTTTCCGCCCACGAGCCCCACGACAACAACTCCTATAAGCGCTCCCGCCGCACAGCGGCTCAACTCATGCAGAAGGGGCCCGCGGCCATTTTCGACATCCACCGTGATGGGGTGCCTGATCCCGATTTTTATCGGCAGGTAGTGGCCGGTGAGAGTATTAGTAAAATCCGCCTGGTAGTGGGCCGGGAAAACCAGAACATGAATGCCAATCTGGATTTTGCTAAAAAAATTAAAGCCGCTGCCGATGCCAAATATCCGGGCCTCATAAGGGGAATATTCATCGGAGCAGGAAGCTACAATCAGGATCTCTCACCCCGGGCCGTCCTCTTAGAGATGGGTACCCATACCAATAGCCGGGAAGAGGCCCAGCGAGGGGCTGGCCTCCTGGCCGAAGTTATACCCACAGTGCTGGGTATCACGGCCCAGGCGGGGCCGGCCGCTCCCGGTACGGCCGGCGACTGGAAGGGCGTCGCCTTTGTTATCTTGGCCTTTCTCATCGGCGGAGCGGCATTCCTGGTATTAAGCTCCGGTGGTTGGGATAAGGCCCTGGCCAGGTTGCGCCAATATACTTCAGTAGAATGGATGAACCTCCTCGGCCAGAGGCGGGGCAGGACGGGTGGGCCGGGCAGGGGGCCAGAGGAAGGGAACGTCCTGGGTAAGAAGACCGTGCCTGCCGAAAAACTGCCACCCAATGACGCAAGGAAAGACTGGCAGAAGGATTGA
- a CDS encoding NAD(P)H-dependent glycerol-3-phosphate dehydrogenase, which produces MGLKLTVLGAGSWGTALAALLARKGYHVVLWARRSEVAHAIREKKENTNYLPGVILPDSLVVETDLARALHEAGVVVFSVPSQAVRETARLVKPYLQPETVVVNTAKGLELDSGLRLSQVLKEEGLHTLAVLSGPSHAEEVGRGLPATVVVASERRKIAEYVQNIFMGPSFRVYTNPDLVGVELGGALKNIIALATGMSDGLGLGDNARAALMTRGLAEIARLGVAMGASPLTFAGLAGVGDLIVTCSSMYSRNRQAGIGLGRGLPLDEVLAQVGMVVEGVRTTAAARRLARQLGVPMPVTEEVYQVLYHRKPARECVGALMERKPTMETNFLGAGWSD; this is translated from the coding sequence ATGGGTCTTAAATTAACGGTGCTGGGAGCCGGTAGTTGGGGAACTGCTCTCGCTGCGTTGCTGGCCCGGAAGGGTTACCACGTGGTCCTTTGGGCCCGCAGATCCGAGGTAGCCCACGCCATCCGGGAGAAGAAAGAAAATACTAATTACCTACCCGGCGTTATCCTGCCGGACTCTTTGGTGGTAGAAACCGATTTGGCCCGGGCTCTGCATGAGGCGGGTGTAGTGGTCTTCAGCGTACCCTCCCAGGCCGTACGGGAAACGGCACGCCTGGTGAAACCCTATCTCCAACCCGAAACTGTGGTAGTGAATACCGCTAAGGGGCTGGAACTAGATAGCGGGCTCCGGCTTTCCCAGGTACTGAAGGAAGAAGGTCTGCATACATTGGCGGTGTTGTCCGGCCCCAGCCATGCAGAAGAAGTCGGCCGGGGCCTGCCTGCCACCGTAGTGGTGGCTTCTGAACGCCGGAAAATTGCGGAATACGTCCAGAATATTTTTATGGGCCCTTCCTTTCGCGTGTACACCAATCCGGACCTGGTAGGGGTCGAACTGGGCGGAGCCTTGAAAAATATCATCGCCCTGGCCACGGGCATGTCCGATGGACTGGGGTTGGGAGATAATGCCAGAGCCGCCCTCATGACCCGGGGCTTGGCCGAAATAGCCAGGCTGGGGGTGGCCATGGGGGCCAGCCCCCTGACCTTTGCAGGGCTGGCCGGAGTGGGCGACCTCATTGTAACGTGTTCCAGTATGTACAGCCGGAACCGCCAGGCCGGCATTGGCCTGGGGCGGGGGCTGCCCCTGGATGAGGTTTTGGCCCAGGTGGGTATGGTGGTAGAGGGAGTGCGGACCACGGCAGCCGCCAGGCGGCTGGCCCGCCAGTTGGGGGTGCCGATGCCCGTCACCGAGGAGGTGTACCAGGTCCTTTACCATCGGAAGCCGGCCCGTGAATGTGTGGGAGCCCTTATGGAGCGGAAGCCCACCATGGAGACCAACTTTTTGGGCGCAGGATGGAGTGATTAA
- a CDS encoding DUF3189 family protein: MGNKPVIFIYTCFSGAAAALAAALHLEQLPPDECPPWEEFLTLPYLNRKIDRGKLFFRGQDSCGRRIYIAAVGPHGKLVRQIITSFLPLWGLPGEAVKVVDAGERVSPLVFLGCRLKAPLLVYWGLRRSYRELSRWVYQVRGDGRG, encoded by the coding sequence ATGGGAAATAAACCGGTAATTTTCATCTATACTTGCTTCAGCGGGGCAGCGGCCGCCCTGGCGGCGGCACTGCACTTAGAACAATTGCCGCCGGACGAATGCCCTCCGTGGGAAGAGTTCCTTACCTTGCCCTACCTTAACCGAAAAATAGATAGGGGCAAGCTTTTTTTTAGGGGGCAAGATTCCTGCGGCCGCCGCATATATATTGCGGCTGTTGGACCTCATGGTAAACTGGTCCGCCAAATCATAACCAGCTTTCTCCCCTTATGGGGTTTGCCCGGCGAAGCCGTCAAGGTCGTGGATGCAGGGGAAAGGGTTTCTCCCCTTGTTTTTTTGGGTTGCCGCCTTAAGGCTCCCCTCCTGGTCTATTGGGGCCTGCGAAGGAGCTACCGGGAGCTCTCCCGGTGGGTCTACCAGGTGAGGGGTGATGGCCGGGGTTAA
- the spoIVA gene encoding stage IV sporulation protein A, translated as MENRDIFRDIAERTGGEIYLGVVGPVRTGKSTFITKFMDKMVLPHIKNPNERDRAKDELPQSGAGRMIMTTEPKFIPQEAVEITVREGLKMRVRLVDCVGYTVEGAQGYEGAQGPRMVRTPWFEHEIPFQEAAEIGTRKVIADHATIGIVVTTDGSITQIPRENYVDAEERVVWELKEMGKPFVVLLNSVHPLDEETISLAGQLEAEYNVPVLPVDCLHLEEEDLLNILEEALYEFPVAEVNVNVPPWIEELDGSHWLRQQLEEAVRDAVGKVKRLRDIEDAVQQLMGFSHASRVTLRDMDLGTGTAHIDMSIREGLFHQVIKEVTGLDINNDRELLRWLRDLAGIKREWDKFAYGIQEVRNTGYGMVTPTEDEMELAEPELIKQGGRFGVKLKATAPSYHFIRANITTEVTPLIGTEKQCEDLVKYIMEEFEENPQSLWQTNIFGKSLSELVREGIQSKLYRMPENAQLKLQETVERIVNEGGGGLICIII; from the coding sequence GTGGAGAACAGGGATATCTTTCGCGATATAGCTGAACGCACCGGCGGCGAGATTTATCTAGGGGTCGTGGGACCGGTGCGTACGGGCAAATCGACTTTTATAACAAAGTTTATGGACAAAATGGTTTTGCCCCACATTAAAAATCCCAACGAACGAGACCGGGCCAAGGACGAACTGCCACAGAGCGGCGCCGGGCGCATGATCATGACCACCGAACCCAAATTCATCCCCCAGGAAGCAGTGGAAATTACCGTACGTGAAGGGCTCAAAATGCGGGTGCGGCTGGTGGACTGTGTCGGCTATACGGTGGAAGGAGCCCAGGGATACGAAGGAGCCCAGGGGCCGCGCATGGTGCGTACACCCTGGTTCGAGCATGAGATACCCTTTCAGGAAGCGGCTGAAATCGGGACGCGCAAGGTCATTGCCGATCACGCCACCATAGGTATTGTGGTAACTACCGACGGCAGCATTACCCAGATACCGCGGGAGAACTATGTAGATGCAGAAGAGCGGGTGGTGTGGGAGCTCAAGGAGATGGGTAAGCCCTTTGTGGTCCTGCTCAATTCCGTCCATCCTTTAGATGAAGAGACTATCAGCCTGGCCGGCCAGCTTGAAGCAGAGTATAACGTCCCCGTTTTGCCGGTGGATTGCCTCCACCTGGAGGAAGAAGACCTGTTGAATATCCTGGAAGAAGCCCTGTACGAGTTTCCGGTGGCCGAAGTCAACGTCAATGTGCCCCCCTGGATCGAGGAATTGGACGGCAGCCACTGGCTGCGCCAGCAGTTGGAAGAGGCGGTCCGCGATGCCGTCGGCAAAGTAAAGCGCCTGCGGGATATAGAAGATGCCGTACAACAGCTTATGGGCTTCAGCCACGCTTCCCGTGTAACCCTGCGGGATATGGATTTGGGAACCGGTACGGCTCATATAGACATGTCTATAAGGGAGGGACTCTTCCACCAGGTCATCAAGGAGGTTACGGGTCTGGATATCAATAACGACAGAGAGCTTTTGCGGTGGCTGCGGGACCTGGCCGGTATTAAACGGGAGTGGGACAAATTCGCCTACGGCATCCAGGAAGTCCGCAACACGGGGTACGGCATGGTTACCCCGACGGAGGATGAAATGGAGCTGGCGGAACCCGAACTCATCAAGCAAGGGGGGCGTTTTGGGGTCAAGCTGAAGGCCACGGCCCCTTCGTACCATTTTATCCGCGCCAACATTACCACGGAGGTCACCCCGCTCATCGGTACGGAGAAACAGTGCGAGGACCTAGTAAAGTACATCATGGAGGAATTTGAAGAAAATCCTCAGAGCCTGTGGCAGACCAACATTTTCGGTAAGTCCTTGAGCGAACTAGTGAGGGAGGGCATCCAGAGCAAACTTTATCGCATGCCGGAAAACGCCCAGCTGAAACTTCAGGAAACGGTAGAGCGGATCGTCAACGAGGGTGGCGGCGGCCTGATCTGTATCATCATCTAG
- a CDS encoding DUF512 domain-containing protein, producing the protein MPKTRGAKIAAVIPGSIAAQIGLEAGDLLVSINSEEVEDIIAYRYLTADENLVVEVIKAGGERWVLEIEKDYGEDLGLEFAEAAFNGMRRCSNKCVFCFVDQMPPGLRSSLYFKDDDYRFSFLHGNFITLTNLREKDWERIFRQRLSPLYISVHTTNPALRAGLLGNREAGLILEQLARLQKGGIEFHTQIVLCPGVNDGKELDRTLSDLAVFFPALASIAVVPVGLTAYREKLYPLRRYTPEEAREVIRQVEEWQREFRSRFGRGLVYAADEFYLLSGWPLPEAPAYDGFPQEENGVGLTRIFMDEFYREVKDEPLKTPGREGTGRRVVVATGELAVPVLEELITAAKARARGLEVRVVGIANSFFGSQVTVAGLLTGQDLVRGLSEGKVAPEERILLPDVMLRKGHQVFLDDWTVDDLRVRLGREIEVIPTSGAALARALLG; encoded by the coding sequence TTGCCGAAGACGCGGGGAGCGAAAATCGCTGCGGTAATTCCTGGCAGTATAGCTGCCCAAATAGGGCTGGAGGCCGGTGATCTTCTGGTTTCCATTAACAGCGAGGAAGTGGAGGATATTATTGCCTACAGGTATTTAACGGCCGATGAAAACCTGGTAGTGGAAGTTATTAAGGCTGGAGGAGAACGGTGGGTTCTAGAGATCGAAAAGGATTACGGTGAGGACCTGGGGCTGGAATTCGCCGAAGCTGCCTTTAATGGGATGCGGCGGTGCAGCAACAAATGCGTCTTCTGTTTTGTGGACCAAATGCCCCCGGGTTTGCGTTCCAGCCTTTACTTCAAGGACGATGACTACCGGTTCTCCTTTTTGCACGGTAACTTCATAACTCTGACCAATCTGCGGGAGAAGGATTGGGAGCGCATCTTCCGCCAGCGCCTGAGCCCCCTTTATATATCAGTGCATACTACCAACCCGGCCCTGCGGGCCGGGTTGCTCGGCAATCGGGAGGCCGGGCTCATCCTCGAACAGCTGGCTCGGCTGCAGAAAGGGGGCATAGAGTTCCACACCCAGATCGTCCTTTGCCCCGGTGTCAACGATGGGAAGGAACTGGACAGGACTTTATCCGATCTGGCCGTTTTTTTCCCGGCCCTGGCATCCATAGCCGTGGTGCCGGTAGGCTTGACCGCCTACCGGGAGAAACTGTATCCCCTCCGGCGTTATACCCCGGAGGAAGCCCGGGAGGTAATAAGGCAGGTAGAAGAATGGCAGAGGGAATTTCGTTCCCGTTTCGGGCGAGGGCTGGTCTATGCAGCTGACGAATTTTATCTCTTAAGTGGTTGGCCGTTACCCGAGGCCCCGGCTTACGATGGTTTTCCCCAGGAGGAGAACGGGGTAGGTCTAACTCGCATATTTATGGATGAATTTTACCGGGAAGTTAAGGATGAACCCCTAAAAACCCCCGGGCGGGAGGGGACCGGGCGGCGGGTGGTAGTTGCCACGGGAGAGCTGGCGGTTCCTGTCTTGGAGGAACTGATAACGGCAGCTAAGGCTAGAGCCCGAGGCCTGGAGGTCAGGGTGGTTGGCATAGCCAATTCCTTCTTTGGCTCCCAGGTCACGGTGGCCGGGCTCCTGACAGGACAAGACTTAGTGCGCGGTTTAAGTGAAGGGAAGGTGGCGCCGGAGGAAAGGATTCTCCTTCCGGACGTCATGCTAAGAAAAGGGCACCAGGTTTTTTTAGACGACTGGACGGTGGATGATCTCCGGGTCCGGCTGGGCCGGGAGATAGAAGTAATTCCCACCAGCGGTGCGGCCCTGGCCCGGGCCCTGCTGGGTTAA